A stretch of the Acidilobus sp. 7A genome encodes the following:
- a CDS encoding DUF2286 domain-containing protein: MKVLTIRAERGKIIKSEVVDGDLKDLVKRKAQEAMNEWDPETSDFIVLKDNRELELPLPLKPELVDLFRSIGNISRTKDKAIGSFPVYTISFENRMLSEDKYVEYKIYLLAPYINDDVKTELEAEAQDITTEKEGPEGIEEEGEEEEKES; the protein is encoded by the coding sequence GAAGGTACTCACTATAAGGGCCGAGAGGGGGAAGATCATAAAGAGCGAGGTGGTCGATGGGGACCTGAAGGATCTCGTCAAGAGGAAAGCCCAGGAGGCCATGAACGAGTGGGACCCTGAGACCAGTGACTTCATAGTACTTAAGGACAACAGGGAGCTTGAGCTACCCCTCCCCCTCAAGCCTGAGCTCGTGGACCTTTTCAGGAGCATTGGCAACATCTCAAGGACCAAGGATAAGGCGATAGGCTCCTTCCCCGTCTACACCATAAGCTTTGAGAACAGAATGCTAAGCGAAGATAAGTACGTCGAATACAAGATCTACCTCCTCGCGCCTTACATAAACGACGACGTTAAGACCGAGCTGGAGGCTGAAGCCCAGGACATCACCACCGAGAAGGAGGGTCCTGAGGGCATCGAGGAGGAGGGCGAGGAAGAGGAGAAGGAGAGTTGA